The genomic segment GCTGCAAGGACGCCTGCTCACCTCGCATCTCGGCCGCAGCTTTCGCGCCATCCGCGACGACGATATCGCCGCGCGCGCCTACGGCCTCAGCCTGAACCGCTACAAGTCGCTCGCCTTCATCTTCGGCGGCTTCGCCGCCGGCGTCAGCGGCGGCATCGCCGCGCATCTTTATTCCTACATCAACCACGAGACCTTCAACACGCAGCAATCGATCCTGGCGCTGACGGTCGTCATCCTCGGCGGCCTCGGCAACGTCGTCGGCGCCATCGTCGGGTCGGTCGCGCTGGTCGGCTTGCCCGAGGTGTTCCGGATCGCGGCGGAGTATCGCATCCTGATCTACGGCATCGTGCTGCTGCTGCTCGTGCGGTTCAGGCCGCAGGGCCTGCTGGGGACGATCTGATGGCGCAGCAGCTTCACCCCATGCTGTCCCTGCGCGGCCTGACGCGCCGTTTCGGCGGCCTCACAGCGGTCGACGCCATCGACCTCGATCTCGCCAAGGGCGAGCTGATCAGCATCATCGGCCCGAACGGCGCCGGGAAGACGACGCTGTTCAATCTCGTGACCGGGCTGGACCGGCCCGACGACGGCACCGTGAGCTTCGAAGGCCAGGACATCACCGGCCTGTCGCCGGAGCGGCTCGCGGCCGAGGGCATCGCGCGCACCTTCCAGCTCGGCCGCGTGTTCGGCAATCTCAGCGTCATGGACAACGTCCTGATCGGCGCACACACGCGGCTGCGCGCGGTCAAGCCTGCCGTGCCGGTGATCGGTCCGCTGCTGGAGTTGGGTCTGGCCTTGCTGCGTCCTTCCAGCGTCAAGGCGGAGGAAGAGCGGCTGCGCGAAGAGGTGAAAGCCATTCTCGCCCGTTTCGGCGAGCGGCTGCTGCCGCGCATCGACCAGCCCGCCTATAGCCTCTCCTACGCCAACCGCCGCCGGATCGAGATCGCCCGCGCACTCGCGCTGAAGCCGCGGCTCCTTCTGCTCGACGAGCCCACTGCCGGCATGAACCCGACCGAGACCGCGGAGATGCAGTCGCTCGTCGCCGAATTGAAAGCCGAAGGGCTGACCATCCTCCTGATCGAGCACAAGCTGGAGATGGTGATGCGCCTGTCCGACCGCGTCATCGTCATGGACGAGGGCAAGAAGATCGCGGAAGGACCGGGCGAACAGGTGCGAACCGATCCCAAGGTGATCGAGGCCTATCTCGGCCACGGGCTATCTGGGACGACCGAGCAGGAGAGCGCGGCATGACGAACTCTGCTCCCGAAGCACTGCTGGCTTTGTCGAACGTCAACACCTTCTACGGCCAGGCCCAGGTGCATTTCGACCTGTCGATCACGGTCGCGCGCGGCCACATCGTCTGCCTGCTCGGCGGCAACGCGAGCGGCAAGTCGACCACGATGAAGATCATCCTGGGCCTGGTAAAGCCGCGCTCGGGCGAGGTGACGTTCGATGGCGCCTCGCTGATCGGGCTTTCCACGCCGCAGATCGTCCGCCGCGGCATTGCCTCGGTGCCGGAGGCGCGGCGGCTGTTCGCCGACATGAGCGTGCGCGAGAACATCCTGATGGGCGCCTTCGTGCGCAACGATCGCGACGCCATTGCGCAGGATCTCGACAGGATGCTGACGCTGTTCCCGAAGCTCGGCCAGCGGCTGTCGCAGCGCGCCGGCTCGCTCTCCGGCGGCGAGCAGCAGATGGTGGCGATGGCGCGCGCGCTGATGAGCCGTCCCCGCATGATCGTGATGGACGAGCCGACCATGGGCCTGTCGCCGCTCTACGTCGACCGCGTGCTGGAGCTGATCCGCACCATCAACCAGGAGGGCGTCTCTGTCTTCATGGTCGAGCAGAACGCCAGCCTCGCGCTCGAGATCGCGCACGAGGCCTATGTGCTGCAGACCGGCAAGATCGTGCTGTCAGGCCCCGCGCGCGCGCTGAAGGACGATCCCCGCATCCGCGACGCCTATCTCGGCGGCTCCGAGGCGGCGTAGGCGTCTCAACCTCTCCCCTACGCAGGCACGGCCATCGCAAATGACGCAGCGGCCCGCGCGCACGCCTCGTCCTTCGAGACGGCGCTTACGCGCCTCCTCAGGATGAGGCTCATCAGCATCAGTGCGTGTGTTGCCGCGCACTCCGCCCTCATCCTGAGGAGCCCGCCTCAAGCGGGCGTCTCGAAGGATGGCCGCAGGGAAGAATTCTAAAATGCTATAGCCCTGCGCAAGGCGGGAGCGCATCTCAGTCGTGGTAACATCAAGCCGACGCCGCGCTCGCGACCTGCTCCACCGGCTGATCATCTCCGTTGGGATCGCCCGGCGCGGTTGCCCAGGCGAGCTCCACCAGCGTCACGATCCGGCGTCCGCCGCCGTCGAGCTGGACGACGATCAGGCCCTGCTCCTCCATGTAACCGAGCAGGCGTTGCGCGCGGCGCAGCGAGTGCGAGCCGTAGGCGCGGGCGATCGCGGCATCGCCGGGGCAGGGCCAGCCTTCCTTCGCCGCGCGCGCGATCATCATGAACACACCCTGCATGTCGTCAGGCAGGATCGAGGCGCGCAGCGACACCTCCTGCCAGGCGTCGTCTTCGGTGAGATCCGCCCCCAGCCCGGCGCGCGCATGCGTCAGCATGCGCCGGAATTCGTTGAGATCAGGGACTGCCGCCCCTAAGCCCTCGATGCGGCAGCGGACCACGAACTCCTGATAGAGCACGCCGATCGCGCGGAAGCCGGCATCGGGCTCGGCCAGCACGGCACGCAGCGTACGATCCACGCGCTCGCGCCGCTCGGCGAGCTCTTCGGCGCTGATGGGAGCCTCGACCGCCTCTGGCCGAATCTCCGGCACGGCGGCGGCCTTCGCCGCGCGAAGCTGCTCGAGCAGATCCGGCGCCGGCCGTCGCTGCGGCCGGCTGGCATCGGGCGGTGGTGCGGCGAGGATCACCGCGCGGGCGTCTTCAAGCGTGGCCTCCGGCAGCG from the Bradyrhizobium sp. WBAH42 genome contains:
- a CDS encoding ABC transporter ATP-binding protein produces the protein MAQQLHPMLSLRGLTRRFGGLTAVDAIDLDLAKGELISIIGPNGAGKTTLFNLVTGLDRPDDGTVSFEGQDITGLSPERLAAEGIARTFQLGRVFGNLSVMDNVLIGAHTRLRAVKPAVPVIGPLLELGLALLRPSSVKAEEERLREEVKAILARFGERLLPRIDQPAYSLSYANRRRIEIARALALKPRLLLLDEPTAGMNPTETAEMQSLVAELKAEGLTILLIEHKLEMVMRLSDRVIVMDEGKKIAEGPGEQVRTDPKVIEAYLGHGLSGTTEQESAA
- a CDS encoding ABC transporter ATP-binding protein translates to MTNSAPEALLALSNVNTFYGQAQVHFDLSITVARGHIVCLLGGNASGKSTTMKIILGLVKPRSGEVTFDGASLIGLSTPQIVRRGIASVPEARRLFADMSVRENILMGAFVRNDRDAIAQDLDRMLTLFPKLGQRLSQRAGSLSGGEQQMVAMARALMSRPRMIVMDEPTMGLSPLYVDRVLELIRTINQEGVSVFMVEQNASLALEIAHEAYVLQTGKIVLSGPARALKDDPRIRDAYLGGSEAA